A segment of the Bacillus pseudomycoides genome:
TCTTGCTATACACCAGCACAAAGGTAACAATCATTGTTCCTAAAGAGAGTACTAATAGACGAAAGGCTTTTTTCGTTGGTGTAAATCCTATTGCATTTGCTGTAAAAAATCCTAAATAAATAAAATAGGGATTGTAAAAAACCCCAAATAAAAATACAATCACCATCTGAATACATGCCCATAAAATAAATGTCTTTTTCACAAAATAAAGCTGACGGTATGCAATGACAAAGATCACTAACATACCGCTTCCTAATATTAATCTCCATCCTGATTCATTAGATAAACCATATATCGGGAATACCAAGTATACAAACCACATATATGGAAAGAACCCCATATGTTTTGGAAAAAGTTCAAACTGCTTCTTCTCTACCATTTATACCGCTTCCTGTCTTTTTCTTATATATATTGATATTACAACAAATATAAGGAAATAACCTCCTAAAGTCGCTACATTCTCCCAGCCTATCGATTTACCAGCTACAATATCCCATGCTCCACTTCCGAAGTGATACGTTGGTGTCCACTCTCCAATTGTTCTTAATACCTTTGGAAAGATTTCAATTGGCATCCATAAGCCGCCTAAAACTGCTAAACTCATATTTAAAATGTTCGCAAGCCCTGCAGCTGCGTCCGCTTTCTTAATGGAACCAATAACTGTTCCTAGCGCTAAAAATGGTGTAACACCTAATAATAACCACAATCCGGCACCAATCCATTGTCCAACCGTTAACGATACGTCATTAATTAATATCCCTGCAATAAAGATCACAAGTATTGAAAAAGCATTTACCGCCGTTTGCGAAATAATTTTAGCCGTTATATATGCCCCCTCTGGAAGCGGTGTAATTTTTAAAAGATGTGTCCATCCTTGCCCCTTTTCTTGGGAAAGTCTCACACCAAAACTAAAAAGTGCTGTTCCTACAATACTGAAAGTTGCCATCGAAATTAAATAATGGGCCTTCCAAGCATCTCCGTTTTGTGGCACTTGAATCACGTTTGTAAAAATGTAATAAAATAAAACTGGCATTAATAGTGAGAAAAAGATAAATAATTTATTGCGGAACGTACGAAAAATCTCTATTTTGCATTGCATCCATAATGCTTTCATACGATTCCCTCCTTTTGATTTGCAACAAACTGTTCAAACGCTTCATCAAGACTTCCCCGCTCAACTGAAATATCTGTAACAGGTAAATTCTGTTTATAAATTGCTTGTAACGTAGCATCCGTATCATCTGTTGTTAAAATTATGCGCCCCTCATGGAACTGTGCGCCTTTTACATGCGGTAATTCCTTCAACAAACATGTAGGAATTTTTTCTTTGGCATAAAATGAGATTGTTTTTTGCGAAATTGTTGCTTTCATTTCATCTGGCGTACCATCTGCAATGATTTTCCCGTTCGCAAATAATAAAATGCGATCTGCTAATGCATCAGCTTCTTCTAAATAATGCGTTGTTAAAATAATCGTTTTCCCTTCACTCGATAACTTTCGAATCGTCTCCCAAAATGTTTTCCTAGACGTAATATCCATTCCTACAGTCGGTTCATCTAAAAACAATAAATCTGGGTTTCCAGCAAGTGCGAGTGCAAAGTTTAAACGTCTTTTCTGACCACCTGATAATTTTTCACAACGTTGTTTTTTCTCTGATTCTAGATTTGATAGCTGGAGTAATGTTTCTTTTGCAACTGGATTCGTATAATAACTACGGAATAGGTTAATTGCTTCCTCCACCGATATACCATCGATAACACTTACCTCTTGTAGCATTGCACCAAGACGATTACGAACACTTTGATGTTTTGGGCTCTTTCCAAATATAGAAACACTTCCTTCTGAGGGATTCTTTAATCCGAGCATCATTGAGATCGCCGTTGTTTTCCCTGCACCATTTGGTCCAAGAAGTGCAACAATCTGCCCCTTCTCTACATGAAATGAAACATTATTTACAGCCTTTTTATGTTTAAATGTTTTTGAAACATTATTTACTTCAATAATCTTTTCCATCTCTCCACCTCCGTCATTCCTTATATTTACATTGTATAAATTGGAAGAGTTGGAAAACAGTAAGTTACGTCATGATATGAATATGACATTTGTCATGAAGTTCCTATGAAGCCCGTCAAGCCGTTCAAAAATAGGGCTAATCGCACGCAAGTAGCAGGACAAAAATAAACATGATACAATCGTATAAGATTTACAATCGAGGAAGGACAGTGGTTTTTTATGATTATTCGTAATGAACAAGATTTGGAAGGTTTACGAAAAATCGGCCGCGTTGTTGCGCTTGCACGTGAAGAAATGAAAAAACAAGCAAAACCAGGTATGACAACGAAAGAGCTTGATTTAATCGGTAAAAAAATATTAGATGAGCACGGTGCTATTTCTGCACCTGAAAAAGAATATGATTTCCCAGGCTTCACTTGTATTAGTGTAAATGAAGAAGTTGCTCACGGTATTCCAAAAGATCAAGTGTTAAAAGAAGGCGACTTAGTAAATGTTGATGTATCTGCAGCACTTGACGGTTATTATGCAGATACAGGAATTTCTTTTGTTCTTGGTCAAGATGAAGAAAAGGAAAAACTTTGCCAAGCTGCAGTAGACGCATTTTGGGCAGCAATGAAAAAAGTAAAAGCTGGTTCAAAACAAAACCAAATCGGTCGTGCAGTTTCTAACTTTGCCCATAAAAATGGCTATGCTGTTATCCAAAACTTAACAGGTCACGGCATTGGGCTTAGCTTACATGAAGCACCAAACCATATTCTAAGCTACTATGATCCAATGGATAATGCACTTCTTAAAGATGGTCTTGTTATAGCTGTGGAGCCTTTCATTTCTATGAAAGCTGACCATATTATTGAACGCGGCGATGATGGCTGGACATTTGTAACACCAGATAAAAGCCTTGTTGCACAATGTGAACATACAGTTGTCGTAACACGTGGTGAACCAATTATTTTAACTGCGCTATAAAAAGAAAAAGGAATGCAAATGACATTCCTTTTTCTATGCAAAAGAAGAAGAGAAATCAGCATTGATTTCTCTTCTTCTCATATGGATACCTTACATATTCACTAATGATAATCATGAAATGTGGGAACATGATTACCACAGTTAAGAGGTTCAAGCACGAGAAACAGAAATCCCATCCTGAATTTCTGTCTCTCTACATAATCTAAAGTTTGGGTACACTAGACATGCATTTTAGGGGCTTTCAAAACAAGAAAGCGAACCTTCTTTTAAAATGATAACATATACACTTCCTCTGAAAATATGTAAATATGCATATACAAATTATTCTTACTTTTATTTCTCAACTCGAATTAATTGAAAATACAAAAAATAACAAGTAGAATGGAGTCGTTATCCGTCTTCTTTTGTCAGTCAGATAGAATAGAAGAATGGGAGAGGAATATATGAAGAGAACATTGAAACAAAAAATAGTAAGCTCTTTGCTTGCTGCAACACTCGCTGTCAGCTTAGCTCCAATTGGACAAGCAAAGGCTGATTCCCCGCAAACAACAATTGAGACTCCACCTATTACAAAGCAAGTTGATGCGAATCGTGCAATCGAACATATCCGTTTTTTATCAGAAACCATTGGCCCGCGCCCTGGTGGAACACAATCAGAAAAATGGGCCTCTCGCTATGTTGGGATGAAATTACAGTCAATGGGATATGAAGTAGAATATCAACCATTTGCTGTACCTGATCAATATGTAGGATTTATTGATTCCCCTTTATCTCGTTCAAAGAATTGGCAAGCAGGTGCTGCTCCGAATGCTTTAATTTCTACTGAGGCTGTTACCGCTCCCCTCATTTTTGTACCAAATGGAACAAACCTAGACGAAATTCCAAATGAGGTAAACGGGAAAATTGTCTTATTTGAAAGAGGTGCAACAGTAGCAGACTACAACAAACAAGTAGAAAATGCCGTTGCAAAAGGTGCAAAGGGTGTCCTCTTATATAGTTTAATTGGCGGCCGCGGTAACTATGGACAAACATTCAATCCAAGATTAACGAAAAAACAGTCAATCCCTGTATTTGGCCTTGCTTATGCACAAGGAAATGCATTCAAAGAAGAATTAGCGAAAAAAGGTAATACAATCCTTTCTTTAAAAGCACGACATGAATCAAACTTACAATCACTAAACGTTATCGCGAAAAAGAAACCAAAAAACAGCACTGGAAATGAAAAAGCTGTTATCGTAAGTTCCCACTATGACAGCGTTGCTGGAGCACCAGGAGCAAACGACAATGCCTCTGGAACAGGTTTAGTATTAGAATTAGCTCGCGCATTTCAAAATGTAGAAACTGACAAGGAAATCCGTTTTATTGCTTTCGGATCAGAAGAAATGGGACTAATCGGATCTGAACATTACGTTGACAACTTATCACAAACAGAACGCGATCGTATTTTAGGTGTGTTTAATGCTGATATGGTTGCTACAAGCTATGAGAAAGCAAAAAATTTATATGCAATGACTCCAGATGGATCTACGAATCTTGTAACGGATGCTGCACTAAATGCCAGTAAACAATTAAATAATGATTTTGTTCTTCAAGGGAAATTCGGTTCTAGTGACCATGTACCGTTTGCTTATGCTGGCATCCCTGCAGCTCTGTTCATTTGGATGGGGGTAGATAGCTGGGATCCACTTATCTATCATATTGAAAAGGTATACCATACACCACAAGATAACGTTCTAGAAAACATTTCACCGGAGCGTATGAAAATGGCGTTAGATGTCATTGGTACTGGTGTTTATGATGTTCTTCAAAAACCAGCTATACAAACAGGGCAGAAAGCTGCTTAATTATCATCAAAGCCACCATTTAGAACTGGTGGCTTTTTTATATTGAAATAAATATGCATAAATACATCGCTATTTCAATATATTATCATGTATAATACTAACTATAACAATAATGATTATAGCTAATAAGAATGCATTTCTATTATGAAAAAGATGATACTTGCAGGTGCATTAACTTTTGCTGGACTGACAGGAGCTACAGCTTTTATTCCAGAAACGAAAGCTGCCACGGCAACCATTCAAGATCAAACCTTTACAAAATACTATTTCTAATTTCGCCATAAAAATAGCTATACAGTTATCCAAAACGTAATGGAACATGGCATTGACCATAAGCTTACATGAGATACCAAATCACATTCTAAGCTTATGCTTCAATGGATAATGCACTTCTTAAAGATGGTTTTTTATCAATTTAGAGCCGTTCATCTCTGTGAAAGTTGGCCATATTATTGAGTCCACTTTGAAAACGCTCTCTTTTTTCGATAAAAAAACCCCCTTCAGGTTGCATTCTTTCCTTCACCTTATCATGAAGTTTTTTTGAATATCTACCTAAAGGGAGTAATATCAATAGTAATTTTTTAATTTGTGTACTACTCGGATTACAGTGTAATCAATAATCTAAAGCTTTTTTACTCTTCTATTCGTTGACGAGCGAATAGAATTCCACCTAAAAGGAACAATACCATACCTCCAACAATTGAAATCATTTCCGATGATGTTCCTCCTGTGTTAGGAAGTAATGTCGGCTTGTCATTTTCTGTAGTAGGTGGAACTTTTGAATCGTTATTTGTGTTTGGATCTTTGGGATCTGTACTTGGATCTTTCGGATCTGTGTTTGGATCTTTTGGATCTGTGCTTGGATCTTTTGGATCTACACCTGGTTCGTCCTTGATTTTTGTATTCGTGATATCATAACCATTTACTTCGGATTTGTATCCCGCTACTGGTTGTTCTTTCACTTCATACTTATATGCTTTTCCTTCGGCATCGTATGCCGCTAAATCTTTGAATTCATATTTCCAGCCTGTTGCTTCACTTACTTCTTGTGTCGCAATCACTTTACCATTTTGTAGTAGGTCTACCTTAATCATCGTCGGACGATCTTTCGCATTATCGTCTTTCCATGTTTTCGTTCCTTCTACTTTTGTTTGGCCTACTTTTGTATTTGTGATGTCATTACCGTTTACTTCTGCTTTATATCCGTCTATTGGCTGTTCTTTCACTGTATACTCGTAAGCTACTCCGTTTGCATCGTATGCTTGTAATTTGTCAAATGTGTACTTCCAATTTGTTTCTACTGTTACTTCTTTTGTGTCTACTACTTTACCGTTTTGTAGTAAATCTACTTTAATCGTGCTTGGACGATCTGTTGCGTTGTTATCGTTCCAAGTCTTTGTTCCTTCTACTTTCGTTTCGCCTACTTTTGTATTTGTGATGTCATTACCGTTTACTTCTGCTTTATATCCGTCTATTGGCTGTTCTTTCACTGTATACTCGTAAGCTACTCCGTTTGCATCGTATGCTTGTAATTTGTCAAATGTGTACTTCCAATTTGTTGCTGCTGTTACTTCTTTTGTGTCTACTACTTTACCGTTTTGTAGTAAATCTACTTTAATCGTGCTTGGACGATCTGTTGCGTTGTTATCGTTCCAAGTCTTTGTTCCTTCTACTTTCGTTTCGCCTACTTTTGTATTTGTAATGTCATAACCTTTTACTTCCGATTTATATCCTTTTACTGGTTGTTCCTTCACTGTATACTCGTAAGCTACTCCATTCGCATCATATGCTTCTAAATCTACGAATATATATTTCCAACCCATTACTGCTAGTACGTCTTGTGTTTTGATCACGTTTCCGTTTTGTAGTAAGTCTACTTTGATCATTACCGGACGGTCTGTTGCATTTCCGTCTTTCCACGTCTTCGTTCCTTCTACTGTCAATTTCGCTACTTTTGTATTTGTGATGTCATTACCGTTTACTTCTGCTTTATATCCATCTACCGGTTGTTCTTTTACTTCATACTTGTATGCTACTCCATTCGCATCGTATGCTTGTAGGTTTTCAAATGTGTACTTCCAATTTGTTGCTGCTGTTACTTCTTTTGTGTCTACTACTTTTCCGTTTTGTAGTAAATCCACTTTAATCGTGCTTGGACGGTCTGTTGCGTTGTTATCGTTCCAAGTCTTTGTTCCTTCTACTTTCGTTTTGCCTACTTTTGTATTCGTAATGTCATACCCTTTTACTTCTGTTCGATACCCATCTACCGATTGCTCTTTTACTTCATACTTGTATGCTTTTCCTTCGGCATCATATGCCGCTAAATCTTTGAATTCATACTTCCAATCACTTGCTACGCTTACTTCTTGCGTTGCGATTACTTGGCCGTTTTGTAGTAAGTCTACTTTAATCATCGTCGGACGATCTTTCGCATTATCGTCTTTCCATGTTTTCGTTCCTTCTACTTTTGTTTGACCAACCTTTGTATTCGTGATGTCATAACCATGTACTTCTGTTTGATATCCGTCTACTGCTTGTTCTTTTACTTCATACTTGTATGCCTTTCCTTCGGCATCGTATGCTTCTAAATCTGTAAATGCATATTTCCAGTCTGTTGCTTTACTTACTTCTTGCGTTGCAATCACTTGGCCATTTTGTAGTAAGTCTACTTTAATTGCTTTCGGACGATCTTTCGCATTATCGTCTTTCCACATTTTTGTTCCTTCTACTTTTGTTTTGCTTACTTTTGTATTCGTAATGTCATAACCTTTTACTTCTGTTTGGTATCCATCTACTGGTTGTTCTTTCACTCCATACTTATATGCCTTACCTTCAGCATCGTATGCCGCTAAATCTTTGAATTCATATTTCCAGCCTGTTGCTTCGCTTACTTCTTGCGTTGCAATCACTTGGTCATTTTGTAGTAAGTCTACTTTGATCATTACCGGACGATCTGTTACATTATCGTCTTTCCATGTCTTCGTTCCTTCTACTTTTGTTTGGCCTACTTTTGTATTTGTAATGTCATAACCTTTGATTTCTGTTTGATAACCGTCTACCGGTTGTTCTTTTACTTCATACTTATATGCTTTTCCTTCGGCATCATATGCCGCTAAATCTGTAAACACATATTTCCAGCCTGTTGCTTCACTTACTTCTTGTGTCGCAACCACTTGGTCATTTTGTAGTAAGTCTACTTTAATCATCGTCGGACGATCTTTCGCATTATCGTCTTTCCATGTTTTCGTTCCTTCTACTTTTGTTTGGCCTACTTTTGTATTTGTGATGTCATAACCTTTTACTTCCGATTTATATCCTTTTACTGGTTGTTCTTTCACTGTATACTCGTAGGCTACTCCGTTTACATCGTATGCTTGTAGGTTTTCAAATGCGTACTTCCAATTTGTTGCTTCTGTTACTTCTTTTGTGTCTACTACTTTACCGTTTTGTAGTAAATCTACTTTAATCGTGCTTGGACGATCTGTTGCGTTGTTATCGTTCCAAGTCTTTGTTCCTTCTACTTTCGTTTCGCCTACTTTTGTATTTGTGATGTCATAACCGTTCACCTCAGATTTGTATCCGTCTACCGGTTGTTCTTTCACTTCATACTTGTAAGCTACTCCATTTTCATCAAACGCTGCTAAATCTTTAAATTCATACTTCCAGCCTGTTGCTTTGCTTACTTCTTGTGTCGCAATCGCTGTACCGTTTTGTAGTAAGTCTACTTTGATGGCTTTATGCTCTTCCTCTGTGCCACCTTTCCAGGTCTTCGTTCCTGAAACTGATGTCTGACCTACTTTTGTATTCGTGATGTCATAACCTTTTACTTTTGATTCGTATCCGTCTACTGGTTGTTCTTTCACTTCATACTTGTAAGCTGCTCCATTTTCATCATATGCCACTAAATCTTTAAACGCATACTTCCACTCTGTTGCTTTGTTTACTTCTTTCGTGGCAATCTCTTTTCCATTTTGTAGTAATTTTACTTTGATTGACTCTGGGCGATCTGATGCATTGTTATCGTTCCAAGTCTTCGTTCCTGAAACTGATGTCTTGCCTACTTTTGTATTCGTGATGTCATAACCTTTTACTTCTGTTTGATATCCATCTACCGGTTGTTCTTTCACTTCATATTTATATGCTTTTCCGTCTGCATCGTTTACCACTAAATCTTTGAATTCATACTTCCAGCCTGTTGCTTCGCTTACTTCTTGTGTTGCGATCACTTGGCCATTTTGTAGTAAGTCTACTTTGATCATTACCGGACGATTTGTTGCGTTTCCGTCCTTCCACGTCTTCGTTCCTTCTACTTTTGTTGTTTGTACCACTTTTGTATTTGTAATGTCATAACCTTTTACTTCTGTTTGATATCCATCTACCGGTTGTTCTTTTACTTCATACTTATATGCATTTCCGTCTGTATCATATGCCGCTAAGTCTTTGAATTCATATTTCCAGCCTGTTACTTCTGTTACTTCTTGTGTTGCGATCACTTTACCATTTTGTAGTAAGTCTACCTTAATCATCGTCGGACGATCTTTCGCATTATCGCCTTTCCACGTCTTTGTTCCTGTAACAGATGTAGTTTTCACTTTATTCGGAATTGGCAGTTCCACTCCATTTACATCACCTGATTTAACCTCGAAATTTACTTTTGCTTGAGGATCGAAATCAACATAGTCTGGAGCTGAAACCTCTTGCATATAATATTTACCCGGTTGTAAGTTAGGAATTTCAATTATCCCTTCGTTATTTGTTTTATATTCGCCCCCAACTTGTTCACCCGACTCTTTATACAACTTAAACGAAACATTTGGGATTACTTTTTCTTTATTTCCTTCAATATGTTTAACAATTTTTAGCGTTCCTTTTGGAACCTCGTTACCTTCAGCACCACCGCCAGCTGACATATTTTCGGTTTGGGCAGTACCCGAATCAGAAACTGGGTCTTTGTTTAGAACTTGGTAATCAATCGTATAATCATTCTTAAAAAACTCTTGCTTCTTTCCGGCTTCCGTTATAGTAGATGTATAACCAATCGAAAAGGAGGCAAGACGTGCTTTATCCTTATAAAGCACAACTTTAAATGATCTGTCACCAGTAAAGGCAATCGTTCCGTAACGTTGCTTTTCAAACTCTTGTAGCGTTAAAGATCGACGACCTATATAATCATCAATAATTATATAGAAACTATCCTTATTAAGTGTTTGACCTTCCTGTAGATTATCAGTCACAACAATATCGCGACTTAACTCTTCTTTATTTAAGTTTATATTCAAGAACCAACGTACTTCATTGTCCTTACCTGAGTTCATATCACCAGTTTTATAAAAAAACGGTGGCTTTCCAGGATCTGTACCACCACCACCGCTTGGGCCGGTAATTGTTACAGATTGCTTATCTACATTTGTACCGAAATTGGTTTCAATCTCTTTCTTTTGATCCGTCCCTACATTAGCAGCTTCCACGTAAAAGTTTAAATACCCTTTAATATTTTGATGTGTACTCACTCTATCATTAAATGTACATACCACAGTACCTGCAGTGACTTTACAAGTACCATAGTCATCTAATGGAAACTCTCTATCTAATCCTTTTAGTTCTGGAGGCAGCGTTAATGTTAGTGTGTCTCCAGGCTTCAGCCTAAGTCCATTTTTTTCACTGAAGTTTACAGTTACTTTAGTCCGTTCTGTGGTCTGTAGATTTGTTTTACCAATCTGAAAACTATCCACAAGTCCTGCTGTATTTAACTCTTGTGCATTTGCTATTATAGGCAGCAAGCTCTGACCTATAGTAAACATAAAAATCATTATAATCGAAAAAATCGAAGTTATTCTTTTTAAATACATGCTTTCTGTTATCCTCCTTATAAAATTAAATGTTTCTAGATTCTGGTACAAACATACTATAACAAAGATTCTATTATTCAATGTCATTAAGCTATTTTACTTAAATATGTTTGATAGCTATTATCATCTTTTTCTCTTTTCTCAACCCTTCTATTACTCAGAAACTTGAAATTTGACCTTTATATAGATTCCTCTAATTTCTCCGATATACCTAAACTGTGTTCTGGTCTATATTGTTTAACAAAAACAGATATGAGAAAGGACAAATCTTGATAAAGAAATTCAAAAAACATTTACGACAAAATTCATGACCGTCATTCATCTTATTATGCTGTAGAGGTTTCAAAACTTCTCCATATCCATCGCGGAACGATTGCTCAGTACGTAAAAGTTTTCAGTGCGGGCAAGTATGAGCAAGCCACTTCACAGTAAATATGCATTTGGCCACCTTCCATACTTATTCTCCTGAAGAATAACAAGAAGTACAGCGTATAATCGAATTTAGCACACCAGCCGAAGAAGGTTACAGCTGTGAAACGTGCTAGGATACTCGTATTCTAAAGGATGTCATTGAAGATACGTTGTCTGTCATCATGAGTTGAGGTCAAATTGGCCATATGTTAAAACGCTTTGTGTTTCGTTACATAACCGACCTACACACCGAAACAATCAGACAAGAAAAATAAGAAACGTTCCAATATCAGCGCTATATGATAAAAAACGCTCCGGGCGAAGTATTTTGCCTATGAAGATAAAAGTCATATTCTCCAAATCTGAATACAGTGGAACGAATTTGGGGGTAAATAAAAAAGAGTGTACTGGGCAACTAATTTCATGTGAATCGTGCAGAAATATGAAATTCAGCCTTTTCATTTTCGGAGTCTATAAATGAGTGTCGAGAAAAAGTAATTTGCCTAATGGATCTCTGGCTATGTCGAAGAATTAAAATGAACTTATACATACATTTCACTTACTCGCTAAGAAGAGTTAGCTTTTCTAGGGCGACATTACATTTTAATATCGAGAGATTTATATATATAAGTGATGATAGTATCAAAATCGAGAGATTTATATCCTTTCATTATTTTTATCAAATCATGAAAACTTTAGTTGGACTATATGTACTATTTTAGACATAAAATCCCTAGTTTTTTGACTAGGTTGGAAGTTTTCAAGATTAATTACTAATTGTGTAGATACTTGGTTAGATGAAGTGTTAGTTTAGTATTTGGCATAGTTGTAACAACGCTATTTACAACAATCACACCATTTACTGGTAACATTTCATCTACTAATACTACATGTATAGCTTTTTGATAATTTTACCCCCGACAACCTATTATTCTAGAATTGTTCTAAAAAATCAATAGTTAATTGATGTTTTTCTATTTTCACTTCATCACCATAACATATATTTGCCACATATATTTAGAGTAGAAAACTGAAACAGAAAAAGAGATAGCTTTGCCATCTCTTTTTCTGCCCAGCTTCCCCTCATCAAGCCGTACATGAGGTTCTACCCCATACGGCTTTTCGATGGTCTGCTTTCTTTGCCATCTAATTAGTCTATAGACTGATCAGATGTTTTTATATCAACTTGTATATCACTTTCAAACAAAAATAAGCATCTTTTCTTTTGCCTATTACATTTTCTCAGGCGCAGATACACCAACTAATGCTAATGCATTTTGAAGTGTGATGCGTACTGCACGCATTAAGTCGTAACGAGCTTTACTTAACTCTAGGTTATCTTGGTTTAATACTTTTTCTGCATTGTAGAAGCTGTGAAGTGCTGCTGCTAATTCAAATGCATAGCTTGTAATGCGGTGTGGCAAACGC
Coding sequences within it:
- a CDS encoding ABC transporter ATP-binding protein, which translates into the protein MEKIIEVNNVSKTFKHKKAVNNVSFHVEKGQIVALLGPNGAGKTTAISMMLGLKNPSEGSVSIFGKSPKHQSVRNRLGAMLQEVSVIDGISVEEAINLFRSYYTNPVAKETLLQLSNLESEKKQRCEKLSGGQKRRLNFALALAGNPDLLFLDEPTVGMDITSRKTFWETIRKLSSEGKTIILTTHYLEEADALADRILLFANGKIIADGTPDEMKATISQKTISFYAKEKIPTCLLKELPHVKGAQFHEGRIILTTDDTDATLQAIYKQNLPVTDISVERGSLDEAFEQFVANQKEGIV
- a CDS encoding Cna B-type domain-containing protein, which encodes MYLKRITSIFSIIMIFMFTIGQSLLPIIANAQELNTAGLVDSFQIGKTNLQTTERTKVTVNFSEKNGLRLKPGDTLTLTLPPELKGLDREFPLDDYGTCKVTAGTVVCTFNDRVSTHQNIKGYLNFYVEAANVGTDQKKEIETNFGTNVDKQSVTITGPSGGGGTDPGKPPFFYKTGDMNSGKDNEVRWFLNINLNKEELSRDIVVTDNLQEGQTLNKDSFYIIIDDYIGRRSLTLQEFEKQRYGTIAFTGDRSFKVVLYKDKARLASFSIGYTSTITEAGKKQEFFKNDYTIDYQVLNKDPVSDSGTAQTENMSAGGGAEGNEVPKGTLKIVKHIEGNKEKVIPNVSFKLYKESGEQVGGEYKTNNEGIIEIPNLQPGKYYMQEVSAPDYVDFDPQAKVNFEVKSGDVNGVELPIPNKVKTTSVTGTKTWKGDNAKDRPTMIKVDLLQNGKVIATQEVTEVTGWKYEFKDLAAYDTDGNAYKYEVKEQPVDGYQTEVKGYDITNTKVVQTTKVEGTKTWKDGNATNRPVMIKVDLLQNGQVIATQEVSEATGWKYEFKDLVVNDADGKAYKYEVKEQPVDGYQTEVKGYDITNTKVGKTSVSGTKTWNDNNASDRPESIKVKLLQNGKEIATKEVNKATEWKYAFKDLVAYDENGAAYKYEVKEQPVDGYESKVKGYDITNTKVGQTSVSGTKTWKGGTEEEHKAIKVDLLQNGTAIATQEVSKATGWKYEFKDLAAFDENGVAYKYEVKEQPVDGYKSEVNGYDITNTKVGETKVEGTKTWNDNNATDRPSTIKVDLLQNGKVVDTKEVTEATNWKYAFENLQAYDVNGVAYEYTVKEQPVKGYKSEVKGYDITNTKVGQTKVEGTKTWKDDNAKDRPTMIKVDLLQNDQVVATQEVSEATGWKYVFTDLAAYDAEGKAYKYEVKEQPVDGYQTEIKGYDITNTKVGQTKVEGTKTWKDDNVTDRPVMIKVDLLQNDQVIATQEVSEATGWKYEFKDLAAYDAEGKAYKYGVKEQPVDGYQTEVKGYDITNTKVSKTKVEGTKMWKDDNAKDRPKAIKVDLLQNGQVIATQEVSKATDWKYAFTDLEAYDAEGKAYKYEVKEQAVDGYQTEVHGYDITNTKVGQTKVEGTKTWKDDNAKDRPTMIKVDLLQNGQVIATQEVSVASDWKYEFKDLAAYDAEGKAYKYEVKEQSVDGYRTEVKGYDITNTKVGKTKVEGTKTWNDNNATDRPSTIKVDLLQNGKVVDTKEVTAATNWKYTFENLQAYDANGVAYKYEVKEQPVDGYKAEVNGNDITNTKVAKLTVEGTKTWKDGNATDRPVMIKVDLLQNGNVIKTQDVLAVMGWKYIFVDLEAYDANGVAYEYTVKEQPVKGYKSEVKGYDITNTKVGETKVEGTKTWNDNNATDRPSTIKVDLLQNGKVVDTKEVTAATNWKYTFDKLQAYDANGVAYEYTVKEQPIDGYKAEVNGNDITNTKVGETKVEGTKTWNDNNATDRPSTIKVDLLQNGKVVDTKEVTVETNWKYTFDKLQAYDANGVAYEYTVKEQPIDGYKAEVNGNDITNTKVGQTKVEGTKTWKDDNAKDRPTMIKVDLLQNGKVIATQEVSEATGWKYEFKDLAAYDAEGKAYKYEVKEQPVAGYKSEVNGYDITNTKIKDEPGVDPKDPSTDPKDPNTDPKDPSTDPKDPNTNNDSKVPPTTENDKPTLLPNTGGTSSEMISIVGGMVLFLLGGILFARQRIEE
- a CDS encoding ABC transporter permease, producing MKALWMQCKIEIFRTFRNKLFIFFSLLMPVLFYYIFTNVIQVPQNGDAWKAHYLISMATFSIVGTALFSFGVRLSQEKGQGWTHLLKITPLPEGAYITAKIISQTAVNAFSILVIFIAGILINDVSLTVGQWIGAGLWLLLGVTPFLALGTVIGSIKKADAAAGLANILNMSLAVLGGLWMPIEIFPKVLRTIGEWTPTYHFGSGAWDIVAGKSIGWENVATLGGYFLIFVVISIYIRKRQEAV
- the map gene encoding type I methionyl aminopeptidase; translated protein: MIIRNEQDLEGLRKIGRVVALAREEMKKQAKPGMTTKELDLIGKKILDEHGAISAPEKEYDFPGFTCISVNEEVAHGIPKDQVLKEGDLVNVDVSAALDGYYADTGISFVLGQDEEKEKLCQAAVDAFWAAMKKVKAGSKQNQIGRAVSNFAHKNGYAVIQNLTGHGIGLSLHEAPNHILSYYDPMDNALLKDGLVIAVEPFISMKADHIIERGDDGWTFVTPDKSLVAQCEHTVVVTRGEPIILTAL
- a CDS encoding M28 family metallopeptidase; the protein is MKRTLKQKIVSSLLAATLAVSLAPIGQAKADSPQTTIETPPITKQVDANRAIEHIRFLSETIGPRPGGTQSEKWASRYVGMKLQSMGYEVEYQPFAVPDQYVGFIDSPLSRSKNWQAGAAPNALISTEAVTAPLIFVPNGTNLDEIPNEVNGKIVLFERGATVADYNKQVENAVAKGAKGVLLYSLIGGRGNYGQTFNPRLTKKQSIPVFGLAYAQGNAFKEELAKKGNTILSLKARHESNLQSLNVIAKKKPKNSTGNEKAVIVSSHYDSVAGAPGANDNASGTGLVLELARAFQNVETDKEIRFIAFGSEEMGLIGSEHYVDNLSQTERDRILGVFNADMVATSYEKAKNLYAMTPDGSTNLVTDAALNASKQLNNDFVLQGKFGSSDHVPFAYAGIPAALFIWMGVDSWDPLIYHIEKVYHTPQDNVLENISPERMKMALDVIGTGVYDVLQKPAIQTGQKAA